A single Flavobacterium sp. 1 DNA region contains:
- a CDS encoding GNAT family N-acetyltransferase: MNVILTKLLNLEQKRSLFELWNSEYPEKLVYTELSEFEDYLDGLSELKHFLLADDLNKLQGWAFNFERENENWFGIIVNSNVHQKGYGTLLLNELKKCSSVLNGWATDHQNDVKQNKESYLSPMEFYFKNGFSICENIRIENDKISAVKIRWDRK, encoded by the coding sequence ATGAATGTTATTCTAACCAAGCTTTTAAATTTAGAACAAAAACGATCCTTGTTTGAACTTTGGAATTCAGAATATCCTGAGAAATTAGTTTATACTGAATTGTCCGAATTTGAGGATTATCTTGACGGACTTTCTGAATTAAAACATTTTTTGCTTGCTGATGATTTAAACAAACTGCAAGGCTGGGCTTTTAATTTTGAAAGGGAAAATGAAAACTGGTTTGGTATTATTGTTAATTCAAATGTGCATCAGAAAGGCTATGGAACTCTTTTGTTAAATGAATTAAAAAAGTGCAGTTCGGTTTTGAATGGGTGGGCAACCGATCATCAAAATGATGTAAAACAAAATAAAGAATCTTATTTGTCGCCTATGGAATTTTATTTTAAAAATGGCTTTTCTATTTGTGAAAACATAAGAATTGAAAATGATAAAATTTCTGCTGTTAAAATAAGATGGGATAGGAAATAG
- a CDS encoding DUF6327 family protein: MENKKYSSYAAIDRDLEILKLEKQISYQRLVLSIQKTRDAITPENIVKGFLAPYKDSFPNPLRSILQTIVPYLISYFINRKRGF; the protein is encoded by the coding sequence ATGGAAAACAAAAAGTATTCTTCTTATGCAGCTATTGATCGTGATCTTGAGATCTTGAAATTAGAAAAGCAAATCAGTTATCAAAGATTAGTTTTGAGTATTCAGAAAACTAGAGATGCGATTACACCCGAAAATATTGTTAAAGGTTTTTTAGCTCCTTATAAAGACAGTTTTCCCAATCCTTTGAGGTCTATATTACAGACAATAGTTCCTTATCTCATAAGTTATTTTATTAATAGAAAAAGAGGCTTTTAA
- the ybeY gene encoding rRNA maturation RNase YbeY, whose amino-acid sequence MINFNYESEFILEKEEAIAAWLSAVIVSENKSEGEISYIFCDDEYLHKINLEYLNHDTLTDIISFDYTMGNEISGDIFVSTERVLDNAKDYNTFFEDELKRVLVHGILHYCGYKDKSEKDEALMRSKEDEKLAMFHVEQ is encoded by the coding sequence ATGATCAATTTTAATTACGAATCCGAATTTATATTAGAGAAAGAGGAAGCAATCGCTGCTTGGTTAAGTGCTGTAATAGTTTCGGAGAACAAATCAGAAGGAGAAATCAGTTATATCTTTTGTGATGATGAATACCTTCACAAGATTAATTTAGAGTATCTTAATCATGACACGCTTACGGATATTATCAGTTTTGATTACACGATGGGTAATGAGATAAGTGGCGATATTTTTGTTTCGACCGAAAGAGTTTTAGATAACGCTAAAGATTACAATACTTTTTTCGAAGATGAATTAAAGCGCGTTTTAGTTCACGGTATATTGCATTATTGTGGATACAAAGATAAATCAGAGAAAGATGAAGCTTTAATGAGAAGTAAAGAAGACGAAAAATTAGCTATGTTTCACGTGGAACAATAG
- a CDS encoding glutamine--tRNA ligase/YqeY domain fusion protein, whose amino-acid sequence MASEEKSLHFIEQIIEDSLTNGFSQDKLRFRFPPEPNGYLHIGHAKSICLNFGLGIKYNAPVNLRFDDTNPAKEEQEYVDAIKDDIKWLGFNWSEELYSSDYFQQLYEWAIAMIKNGKAYVDSQSSEDMAIQKGTPTQPGVDGPYRNRSIEENLALFEGMKNGDFPEGSHVLRAKIDMASTNMLMRDPLMYRILHRHHHRTGNEWNIYPMYDYAHGESDYVEQISHSICTLEFVMHRELYDWFLDQIYDENQVRPHQYEFARLNLNYTVMSKRKLLQLVQENIVNGWDDPRMPTISGLRRRGYTAAAIRKFCEVIGVAKRENIIDVSLLDFCLREDLNKTAPRVMAVLDPVKVVITNYPEGKEEWLDAENNQEDESAGYRKVPFSRELYIERDDFLEVAPAKFFRLSIGNEVRLKNGYIIKGESITKDENGVITEIQVSYDTDSLSGSGSEASKRKVAGTLHWVSISHAVEAEVRLYDRLFIDEAPDSHKEKNFLEFMNSASLQIVKGYVEPSLADAKIGEHFQFQRLGYFVVDKDSTASKLVFNKTVSLKDAWEEKDKKEVNLLMNTQKEINKYVKEKDESIAITLLNSIVDNIKSIDNFSLLSQTVVKNVKNDNNSLLFANLLLHFSDKVKANDIDLDVVHKLYTMSLKSQLASVRIFVLLNIKKDLINHSVFESQIADLRNIEKNEKVMEVLNSI is encoded by the coding sequence ATGGCATCAGAAGAGAAATCCCTTCATTTTATTGAACAAATTATAGAAGACAGTTTAACAAACGGTTTTTCACAAGATAAATTACGTTTTCGTTTCCCTCCAGAACCTAATGGTTATTTACATATTGGTCATGCTAAATCTATATGTTTAAATTTTGGTTTAGGTATAAAATACAATGCACCGGTAAATTTACGTTTTGATGATACCAATCCAGCTAAAGAAGAGCAGGAGTACGTTGATGCTATCAAAGACGATATAAAATGGTTAGGTTTTAATTGGTCTGAAGAATTGTATTCATCTGATTATTTTCAGCAATTATACGAATGGGCAATTGCTATGATTAAAAATGGTAAAGCTTATGTTGATAGTCAATCTTCTGAAGATATGGCTATTCAAAAAGGCACCCCTACACAACCGGGAGTCGATGGACCATACAGAAATCGTTCTATTGAAGAAAATTTAGCTCTTTTTGAAGGAATGAAAAATGGTGATTTCCCTGAAGGAAGTCATGTTTTAAGAGCGAAAATAGATATGGCTTCGACAAATATGCTCATGCGTGATCCATTGATGTACAGAATATTACACCGCCACCATCATCGTACTGGAAATGAATGGAATATTTATCCAATGTATGATTATGCGCATGGTGAAAGTGATTATGTCGAACAAATTTCACATTCGATTTGTACTTTGGAATTCGTGATGCACCGTGAATTATACGATTGGTTTTTGGATCAAATCTATGATGAAAATCAAGTGCGTCCGCATCAATATGAGTTTGCTCGTTTAAATCTGAACTATACCGTCATGAGTAAGCGTAAGCTCTTGCAATTGGTGCAGGAAAATATAGTAAATGGTTGGGATGATCCTAGAATGCCAACTATTTCCGGACTTAGAAGACGCGGTTATACAGCTGCCGCTATCCGTAAATTTTGCGAGGTGATTGGTGTAGCAAAGCGTGAAAATATAATTGATGTTTCTCTTTTGGATTTCTGTTTGCGTGAAGATTTAAACAAAACGGCTCCAAGAGTTATGGCTGTTTTAGATCCTGTAAAAGTGGTAATTACTAATTATCCAGAAGGAAAAGAAGAGTGGCTGGATGCAGAAAATAATCAAGAAGATGAATCTGCTGGTTATAGAAAAGTGCCTTTTTCTCGTGAATTATATATAGAAAGAGATGATTTTCTTGAAGTTGCTCCAGCTAAGTTTTTCCGATTAAGTATTGGAAATGAAGTACGTCTTAAAAACGGATATATTATTAAAGGTGAGAGTATTACTAAAGATGAAAATGGTGTTATTACTGAAATTCAAGTTAGTTATGATACTGATTCTTTAAGCGGGAGCGGGAGTGAGGCGAGTAAACGAAAAGTAGCTGGAACATTGCATTGGGTTTCAATTTCACATGCTGTTGAAGCGGAAGTTCGTTTGTATGATCGTTTGTTTATTGATGAAGCGCCTGACAGTCATAAAGAGAAAAATTTCTTAGAATTTATGAATTCAGCCTCTTTGCAAATTGTAAAAGGATATGTAGAACCAAGTTTAGCTGATGCTAAAATAGGTGAACATTTCCAATTTCAACGTTTGGGTTATTTTGTTGTTGATAAAGATTCAACTGCTTCAAAATTAGTATTTAACAAAACTGTGAGTCTTAAAGATGCTTGGGAAGAAAAGGATAAGAAAGAGGTTAATTTGTTGATGAATACTCAAAAAGAGATCAATAAATATGTAAAAGAAAAGGATGAAAGTATTGCAATTACTCTTTTGAATAGTATTGTTGATAATATTAAATCAATTGATAATTTTAGTTTATTGAGTCAAACGGTTGTTAAGAATGTTAAGAATGATAATAATTCTTTATTGTTTGCTAATTTACTTTTACATTTTTCTGATAAAGTTAAGGCTAATGATATTGATTTAGATGTTGTTCATAAATTATATACAATGTCGTTAAAAAGTCAATTGGCATCGGTTCGAATTTTCGTTTTATTAAATATCAAAAAAGATTTAATTAATCATTCTGTTTTTGAATCTCAAATTGCTGATTTAAGAAATATAGAAAAGAATGAAAAAGTTATGGAAGTTTTAAATTCAATATAA
- a CDS encoding competence protein, translating into MAFDKIKESSEDIQNEAQAYFEKSVSYYKLWGFKVAMKSTTMILKFTLILLCFSMVLLFVSVALALFIGNYFDSYAIGFISVAGMYLIATLLLFLVKDKVIEGPILEKFSEIFFND; encoded by the coding sequence ATGGCATTTGATAAGATAAAAGAAAGTTCAGAAGATATTCAAAATGAAGCTCAAGCTTATTTTGAAAAATCAGTATCTTATTATAAATTATGGGGTTTCAAGGTTGCAATGAAATCAACTACCATGATTTTAAAATTTACTTTGATCTTATTATGCTTTAGTATGGTTTTATTATTTGTGTCTGTTGCTTTAGCTTTATTTATTGGGAATTATTTTGACAGTTATGCTATAGGTTTTATTTCTGTAGCAGGTATGTACTTAATTGCTACTTTACTTTTATTTTTGGTTAAAGACAAAGTAATAGAAGGACCAATTTTAGAAAAATTCTCTGAAATCTTTTTTAATGATTAA
- the mnmG gene encoding tRNA uridine-5-carboxymethylaminomethyl(34) synthesis enzyme MnmG, translating into MFLEEYDVIVVGAGHAGSEAAAAAANLGSKTLLVTMSLQNIAQMSCNPAMGGIAKGQIVREIDALGGYSGIVSDRTAIQFKMLNKSKGPAMWSPRVQSDRMRFAEEWRMMLEGTPNLDFYQEMVKGLIIENGKIKGIRTSLGVEIRSKSVVLTNGTFLNGLIHIGEKQFGGGRAGESAAYGITEDLVNAGFEAGRMKTGTPPRVDGRSLDYSKMNEEKGDARPDKFSYSDLTKPLEFQKSCHMTYTSNEVHNILREGFDRSPMFNGRIKSLGPRYCPSIEDKINRFADKERHQLFVEPEGWNTCEVYVNGFSTSLPEDIQFKALRSVAGFENVKFFRPGYAIEYDYFPPTQLKHTLETKLVEGLYFAGQINGTTGYEEAASQGLMAGINAHLKVHEQVPLILKRDEAYIGVLIDDLITKGTEEPYRMFTSRAEYRTLLRQDNADFRLTPLSYEIGLASDARLRRMEHKLNESEKMVAFFKETSVSVAETNPILESKETALINQGDKMFKIFSRPQIDLEDIMKFEKVKEYVAENDLDQEILEQAEIQVKYSGYIEKERNNADKLSRLEDVKIPENFDYNKIKSMSIEAKQKLSRIRPVTISQASRISGVSPSDVSVLLIYMGR; encoded by the coding sequence ATGTTTTTAGAAGAGTATGATGTAATTGTGGTGGGAGCGGGTCACGCTGGTTCTGAAGCTGCGGCTGCGGCCGCAAATTTAGGTTCCAAAACTTTGCTGGTGACAATGAGTTTGCAAAACATTGCACAAATGTCTTGCAATCCGGCAATGGGCGGAATTGCAAAAGGACAGATAGTTAGGGAAATTGATGCACTTGGGGGTTACTCTGGAATTGTTTCGGATAGAACTGCTATTCAATTCAAGATGCTGAATAAATCAAAAGGACCTGCTATGTGGTCTCCGCGTGTTCAAAGTGACCGTATGCGTTTCGCTGAAGAATGGAGAATGATGTTGGAGGGAACTCCAAATCTTGATTTTTATCAAGAGATGGTAAAAGGTCTGATAATTGAAAACGGAAAGATAAAAGGAATCAGGACTTCTTTGGGTGTTGAGATTCGATCCAAATCTGTGGTTTTGACAAATGGCACTTTTTTGAATGGTTTGATTCATATTGGAGAAAAACAATTTGGAGGTGGGCGTGCCGGAGAAAGTGCTGCGTATGGAATAACAGAAGATTTGGTCAATGCCGGTTTTGAAGCTGGAAGAATGAAAACAGGAACGCCTCCTAGAGTGGACGGGCGATCTTTGGATTATTCTAAAATGAATGAAGAGAAAGGTGATGCGCGTCCTGATAAGTTTTCATATTCTGATTTGACGAAACCTTTGGAGTTTCAAAAATCCTGTCACATGACGTACACTTCGAATGAAGTGCATAATATTTTGAGAGAAGGTTTTGATCGTTCACCAATGTTTAATGGTAGAATAAAAAGTCTTGGACCAAGATATTGTCCGTCTATCGAAGATAAGATTAATCGTTTTGCTGATAAAGAACGTCATCAGTTATTTGTTGAACCCGAAGGATGGAATACCTGTGAGGTTTATGTAAATGGTTTTTCAACTTCTTTACCGGAGGATATTCAATTTAAAGCGCTGCGTTCAGTTGCTGGTTTTGAGAATGTGAAATTCTTTCGTCCAGGTTATGCTATTGAGTATGATTATTTCCCCCCAACACAGTTGAAGCATACGCTTGAAACTAAATTGGTAGAAGGTTTGTATTTTGCTGGACAGATAAACGGAACTACTGGTTATGAAGAAGCGGCTTCTCAAGGTTTGATGGCTGGAATTAATGCGCATCTCAAAGTTCATGAACAAGTTCCGTTAATTCTAAAAAGAGATGAAGCATATATTGGAGTTTTGATTGATGACCTAATTACGAAAGGAACGGAAGAACCTTATCGTATGTTTACGTCCCGTGCGGAGTATAGAACATTATTGCGTCAGGATAATGCCGATTTTAGATTAACGCCTTTGTCTTATGAAATTGGTTTGGCATCAGATGCGCGTTTGCGTCGCATGGAGCATAAATTAAATGAATCTGAAAAAATGGTTGCTTTTTTCAAAGAGACCAGTGTTTCGGTTGCAGAAACAAATCCTATTTTGGAATCTAAAGAAACAGCCTTAATTAATCAAGGCGATAAAATGTTTAAAATATTTTCCAGACCTCAAATAGATTTGGAAGATATTATGAAATTTGAAAAAGTTAAAGAATATGTAGCTGAAAATGATTTGGATCAGGAAATTTTAGAGCAGGCCGAAATTCAGGTTAAATATTCTGGTTATATTGAAAAGGAACGAAATAATGCTGACAAGCTTTCTCGTTTGGAAGATGTGAAAATCCCTGAAAATTTTGATTATAATAAAATCAAATCCATGTCGATTGAAGCAAAACAAAAATTAAGCAGGATTCGTCCTGTGACGATTTCACAGGCTTCAAGAATTAGCGGAGTTTCGCCAAGCGATGTTTCGGTGCTTTTGATTTATATGGGACGCTAA
- a CDS encoding YtxH domain-containing protein: MSNNTGNTLIAILVGATIGAGLGILFAPDKGSNTREKIKDGFDDVKHNLNGKLHEVTEKLKSRGILNKEDIDRNYDHIVASLSEKTEDVVSYLENKLAELKEKNAKFQS; this comes from the coding sequence ATGTCAAACAACACAGGAAATACATTAATAGCTATTTTAGTTGGTGCAACTATTGGCGCAGGGCTTGGAATTTTATTTGCCCCAGATAAAGGTTCTAATACTAGAGAAAAAATCAAAGATGGTTTTGATGATGTAAAACACAATCTTAATGGTAAATTACATGAGGTTACTGAAAAGCTTAAAAGCAGAGGTATTTTGAATAAAGAGGATATTGATCGCAATTATGATCATATTGTAGCTAGTCTTAGTGAAAAAACTGAAGATGTTGTTTCTTACTTAGAAAACAAATTAGCTGAACTTAAAGAAAAAAATGCTAAATTTCAGTCATAA
- the folB gene encoding dihydroneopterin aldolase translates to MGTIKLKNIRTFSYHGCLIEEGKIGSDYSIDLEIKTNLKESSISDNLKDTVDYVHLNRIVVEEMAIRSNLLEHVAKRIIDRALSELETVSKIKVAVSKINPPIGGDVEAVTIEMEEERYFNL, encoded by the coding sequence ATGGGAACAATAAAATTAAAAAATATCCGCACTTTTTCATACCACGGCTGTTTGATAGAAGAAGGAAAAATAGGTTCAGATTATAGTATTGATTTAGAAATAAAAACAAATTTGAAAGAATCCTCCATTTCAGATAATTTAAAAGATACGGTAGATTATGTGCATCTGAATAGAATTGTAGTTGAAGAAATGGCTATCAGATCCAATTTATTAGAACATGTAGCCAAAAGAATTATTGATAGAGCCTTATCAGAGCTTGAAACAGTTTCAAAAATCAAAGTAGCTGTTTCAAAAATAAATCCTCCTATTGGCGGTGATGTAGAAGCTGTTACCATAGAAATGGAAGAAGAACGTTATTTCAATTTATAA
- the gltX gene encoding glutamate--tRNA ligase — MSKPVRVRFAPSPTGPLHIGGVRTALFNYLFAKKNGGTFYLRIEDTDQNRFVPGAEEYILEALEWLGIAPEETVGKNEKFGPYRQSERKHLYKQYADTLIESGNAYYAFDTAEALDVHRKQHEAEGKTFIYNHHNREKLDTSLVISKEETAKRIANNEDYVIRFKTPVNETLHLQDIIRGEVKFETNLLDDKVLFKSDGMPTYHLANIVDDHLMETSHVIRGEEWLPSMPLHAMLYRSFGWEAPEFAHLPLILKPIGNGKLSKRDGDKMGFPVFPLEWKTAEGVSSGYREKGFFPETVVNFLALLGWNDGTDKELFSLKELSEAFDLKRVHKSGAKFDPEKNKWFNHQHLMKKDNTVLAEEFTKIIELKNLNRYFSLAEMTKIVSLIKDRADFVSDFWEMSDFFFIAPTNYDEKATRNWKAETPALMQELISVLEEISDFTSLNIETIVKDWLTKNEIGMGKVMQPFRLSLVGALRGPHLFDIVEVIGKQETITRLQKTIATL, encoded by the coding sequence ATGTCTAAACCAGTTCGTGTGCGTTTTGCACCAAGCCCGACGGGGCCTTTACATATTGGCGGCGTACGTACCGCTTTATTTAATTATTTGTTTGCAAAAAAAAATGGAGGAACTTTTTATCTACGAATAGAAGATACCGACCAAAACAGATTTGTTCCAGGAGCCGAAGAATACATATTGGAAGCCTTGGAATGGTTAGGAATTGCACCTGAAGAAACCGTTGGAAAAAATGAAAAATTCGGTCCATACAGACAAAGCGAAAGAAAACACCTTTACAAACAATACGCAGATACATTGATAGAATCTGGTAATGCATATTATGCATTTGATACTGCCGAAGCTTTGGATGTACATAGAAAACAGCACGAAGCTGAAGGAAAAACTTTTATTTACAACCATCACAATCGTGAAAAACTAGATACTTCATTAGTAATTTCGAAAGAAGAAACTGCTAAAAGAATTGCCAACAATGAAGATTATGTAATCCGTTTTAAAACTCCGGTAAATGAAACACTGCATTTGCAGGACATCATCCGCGGAGAAGTAAAATTTGAAACTAATCTTTTGGATGATAAAGTGTTATTCAAAAGTGACGGAATGCCTACTTATCATTTAGCCAATATTGTTGATGATCATTTAATGGAAACCTCACACGTTATTCGTGGTGAAGAATGGCTTCCTTCTATGCCGTTACACGCAATGCTTTACCGCTCATTTGGTTGGGAAGCACCAGAATTTGCACACCTTCCATTGATATTAAAACCAATTGGTAATGGTAAATTATCCAAACGTGATGGAGACAAAATGGGATTTCCAGTGTTTCCATTAGAATGGAAAACTGCAGAAGGTGTTTCATCAGGCTATAGAGAAAAAGGATTTTTCCCAGAAACAGTTGTAAACTTTTTAGCACTATTGGGCTGGAATGACGGGACTGATAAAGAACTTTTTTCATTAAAAGAGTTGTCAGAAGCATTTGATTTGAAAAGAGTTCACAAATCAGGAGCTAAATTTGATCCAGAAAAAAACAAATGGTTCAATCATCAGCATTTGATGAAAAAAGATAATACGGTTTTGGCCGAAGAATTCACAAAGATTATTGAATTAAAGAATCTAAACAGGTATTTTTCTTTGGCTGAAATGACAAAAATTGTTTCATTAATAAAAGACAGAGCCGATTTTGTTTCTGATTTTTGGGAAATGAGTGACTTCTTTTTTATAGCTCCAACAAACTATGACGAAAAAGCTACTAGAAATTGGAAAGCTGAAACTCCTGCATTAATGCAAGAATTAATATCGGTACTCGAAGAAATAAGTGATTTCACTTCTTTGAATATTGAAACAATCGTAAAAGATTGGCTGACCAAAAATGAAATTGGAATGGGCAAAGTAATGCAACCGTTTCGATTGAGTTTAGTCGGAGCTCTTAGAGGCCCTCACCTATTTGATATTGTCGAAGTCATTGGAAAACAAGAAACTATTACAAGGCTACAAAAAACAATAGCAACATTATAA